The sequence CATGGCAGAAGAAAATTTTCAGGAAAGTTCAAAGCCACAGCCTGAAGAAATCAAAGAATTACTTGATGAGGAAGGGATGGAAAGCTTCCCTTCTTCGAGCAGCAGCGACTCACACAAGACATCCTCAACCGTTTCCGGGAAAGAGGAGCGTGGGCTTGAGTTTCTTTATGATGTACCATTACAGATTTCAGTTGAAGTCGGAAGAAGCAAGATACTGCTCAAAGATCTCCTTAAAATGGGTGAGGGGTACATCATCGAACTTGACAAGCTTGCAGGAGACCCGCTGGATCTTTATGTAAACTCCCGTCTCATTGCAAAAGGTGAGGCTGTAATGGTGGGAGACAAATTTGGTATTCGACTTACGGATGTCGTAAGCGCCGTTGATCGCATAGAGCAACTGGGCTAGGAATCTGACAATGATAGAAAGCAGCGCTCCATCAATGCTCTCTGCCGGATTCAGGATGATGTGGGGTTTGCTTGTTGTACTCGGTATACTTCTAATCATTTATGGTCTGATGAGAAAACGACTTTCCTTTGTCCACTCAAACAGTCACTCTAAAATCAGGATCATAGAAATCCGCCATATTATGCCCAAAAAGTCGATCTGCCTCGTTGAGGTGAGGGGCCAGGAATTTCTCCTCGGCCTTGGCAATGACAACATAACACTTCTTTCGGCCTTAAAGAATGATGAACATTCCTTCGACTCAACTCTTGCCTCTGTAACTGAACAGCATGAAAACCTCTCTTCATAACAGAATTTTCAGCAGCCTGGCTCTCGCCCTAGCTGCTTTTCTTTCAGTTCTCGTTCTTTTTCCTGCTTTTAGCCATGCCGTGAGTATGCCAACCATCAGTTTTGGAGTGGAAAATGCTACTAACCCTGAACAGGTTTCCACGGGACTGCAGGTTCTGTTTCTTCTTACCATTCTCTCAATTGCCCCGGCGATTCTTCTCATGACCACCTGTTTTACCCGTATTGTCATCGTTCTCGGCTTTGTCCGTCAGGCAATGGGAACCCAAAACATGCCTCCAACCCAGATCATTATTGGACTTGCCCTTTTCTTAAGTTTTTTCATTATGGCCCCCACCTTAAACAAGATAAACGAAGAGGCTCTGCAACCCTATCTCAATGAGGAAATCAACCAAAATGATGCACTGAGCAAAGCTGTAGAACCCATGCGTGATTTCATGTTTTCCCAGGTTAAGGAATCGGATCTCAGTATGCTGTCTGACATCACCATGAATAACGAACCATTTGACAAAAATGATATCCCCACGATGACTCTTATTCCCGCTTTTATGCTCTCGGAGCTTAAGCGTTCATTTCAAATGGGGTTTATGATCTATGTCCCTTTTCTGGTAATAGATATGATCGTGGCATCCATTCTCATGTCCATGGGTATGATGATGCTTCCTCCGGTAATTATCTCCATGCCCTTCAAACTTCTTCTCTTTGTCTTAGTAGATGGCTGGGCCTTGATTGTCGGTTCACTCCTTAAAAGTTTTCAGGGCTGATATGACAGACGAATTTGTTGTAGATATCTGCAGAAAAGCGATCCAGACTGCTCTTATGATTTCCGGTCCGATGCTCCTAGCCGGAATGATTATAGGACTCATCGTATCAATTTTTCAGGCAACAACACAAATAAACGAACAAACTCTGACCTTTATCCCAAAAATTATCGCTGTTTTTATTACGCTCCTTCTCATGACCCCCTGGATGATTCACACGATGACATCCTTTGCAACAGCAATTTTCACAACCATAGCGACCTTTTAAATCCGGTGGATTTTCAGCTGATCCCTATACAAGAATTCCAGATATTTCTTGTCTGTCTTTCCCGGGTTGCTGGCTTTGTCGGAGCTATTCCTATTCTTCTCGCTACTCAAACGCCTGCACAGCTAAAGGCAGCCCTGGTTTTTATGATTGCTCTTGTGCTCTTTCCCGTAATGGAACCTTCCATTCCTCCCCTTTCTTTTCAACCAGGAACATTCCTTCTGCTCATGGTATCAGAAGTATTACTTGGCTCCATGATAGGGCTGGTTGCACTAATGATTTTCACAGCGGTCGAATATGGTGGAACGGTAATTGGATATCAAATGGGTTTTGCAGCAGCCAATATATTTGATCCCTCAGCCGAACGGCAACTAGCCCTTATTTCACAATTTCAGAATGTTTTTGCCATTCTTATATTCCTCGCCATTGACGGACACCATGTGTTTCTACAGGTGGCCGCTGAGTCGTACAGAATACTCCCTCCTGGCGTCTTTAATATTTCAGGTGAAGCCATCCCGTACCTGATCACCTTGTCATCCAGAATTTTCCTGTTGGGCATTCAGTTCAGTGCACCCGTACTGACCGTACTCCTTCTCTCCGGTTTAATTCTCGGTATTCTTGCCCGGGTATTCCCTCAACTCAACGTATTTCTCCTCTCATTTCCTCTGAACATAGGCATCTCATTTACAGTCATTGGTTTGACACTGCCATTGGTAACCATCCTGTTAAGACGAGAATTTGACAATCTTGGGGAGCGATTCTTCACTGTCCTGCAACTGCTAAACTAGCCCTCATATGCACCCACCTTCACTCGTGAGAAATGGGGTCTAGAAAACTATCCCTCTTCTCCCAAGCAGCAGCCATGGCAAACTACTTGCAACGAAATCACCTCTCATAGCCCCTTAATTCAACTTACTGATTACTATGGCCGAAGAATCCTCCAGTGGTGGAGAAAAAACAGAAGCTCCGTCGAGTAAACGTAGAACTGATTTTAGAAAAAAAGGTCAGGTAGCTCAAAGTAAAGAGGTGCAGACAGCCGCTCTTTTCACATTAGTCCTCCTTTTCTGGATTTTCTATATGCCCAGCTTCTGGAGCAGCATGTCAGAGCTCCTCGCAACGCTCTGGAGGAATTTATCGGTTTTTGACGGATCATCCAGCGGCATTACCAGCCTGGCAATCTTCCTTGTTAAGAATATGGCAGTCCTTCTCGCACCTCTCTTTGTTCTTGTCATGATCATTGGTGTTTTCTCCAGTTTATTTCAAATAGGATGGCTCTTTACCACCCAACCGCTGGCACCAGACTTTAGCAAACTCGATCCTATAAAAGGTTTTGGACGGATGTTCTCCATGAAAAGCCTTGTCGATCTGGTCAAATCCATCCTTAAAATTATATTGATCGCCTGGGTAGCCTACTCAACTGTCCTAAACAACTTTGAAGAGGCATTAATCCTTGTTGATACCAGTGTCACCGAAGCTATCCTCTATCTTGGACGGACTGCAACCCTTATCCTGGCGAAGGTGTGTGCTATTCTGATACTTATTGCAGCCATTGACTTTCTTTACACACGTTACGAGATGGAAGAAAAAATGAAAATGACCAAACAGGAAGTAAAAGAAGAATACAAAGAGATGGAAGGTGACCCCTATATCAAGAGTCAAATCAGGCGGATCCAACAGGAGATGGCTCGGAAACGAATGATGGCTGAAGTTCCCGATGCCGACGTCGTTGTCACCAACCCTACTCACTTTGCCGTTGCCATAAAATATGACTCCCTTTCCATGGATTCCCCTGTTGTAATTGCCAAGGGGGCCGACCATGTCGCCATGCGGATCCGAGAGATAGCTCGAGAAAACAATGTCCCTCTGATAGAAAACCCACCTGTGGCTCGATTATTGCATAATATTGACCTAGGGGCTGCTATTCCTGAAGAGCTTTTCAAGGCCGTAGCTGAAATCCTCGCACATGTGTACTCATTAAAAAAATAGTGTAATGAAATGGAACTAACAGGTCAGGGAAGCATATTAAACAGATTGAACGTGAGGGCTCTTCTTCAGCGTGCAGATATCATGGCCGCTTTTGGGCTGGTTGGTATCCTGATGATTATGATCATCCCTCTACCTTCACTGCTGCTCGATCTGTTTCTCTCAATGAACATAACCGTTGCCCTGCTTATTCTGATTATCAGTCTTTTCACGGTTAAGGCTATTGATTTTTCAATCTTTCCTGCAGTTCTCCTTGCAACCACTCTCTTCAGGCTCTCTCTTAATGTCGCCTCCACCCGTTTAATTCTTTTACAGGGTCACGAAGGACCGTCTGCCGCAGGATCTGTTATTCAATCCTTCGGGCAATTTGTAGTTGGAGGCAATTACGTTGTCGGCCTGGTTATCTTTATCATACTGGTACTTATCAACTTTATGGTTATCACCAAGGGTGCTGGACGAGTAGCTGAAGTTGCCGCCCGTTTCACCCTGGATGCCATGCCAGGTAAACAGATGGCCATTGATGCAGACCTTAATGCAGGCCTTATTGATGAAAACGAAGCACGTCAGCGCAGGGAAGAAATCAGCAATGAAGCCAGTTTCCATGGCTCCATGGATGGTGCTTCCAAGTTTGTTAAAGGGGATGCCATTGCCGGTATCATCATAACCCTTATTAATATTGGTGCTGGCTTTATCATTGGTGTTCTGCAAAAAGGGATGCCCATGGCTGAGGCTGCTGCCAATTATACCATCCTCACCGTTGGTGATGGACTCGTAGGGCAAATTCCTGCACTTATCATTTCAACTGCCGCTGGTCTTCTAGTTACACGCTCATCCGGAGACACCGATTTCGGTTCAGACTTAAAAGTTCAATTCAGCAGATACGCTGTTGCTTTCTGGGTTGTCTCAGTTCTCCTTATGATTTTGGCGATTACTCCTGGGCTTCCCTTTATACCTTTTCTCCTTCTTTCCCTGGCACTTGGGTACACTGCGTATCAACTTGACAAGGTCAAGCGAATTGAAGAGACACAGTTGACAGATGAAACCATTCAGGAACCTTCTGTTAAAAAAGAAGAAAACTATGAAGAGCTTCTTAATGTTGACCTGCTTCAACTTGAAGTTGGCTACGGTCTTATTCCATTTGTGGACGCCTCACAGGATGGAGAACTCCTTACCCGCATCCAATCCATCCGTCGCCAGTTTGCCATGAACAATGGTTTTATTGTTCCGCCAGTCCACATTAAAGACAACCTGCAACTTTCTCCCAACCAATATACCCTTTCGCTAAAAGGCGTTGAAGTTGCTCAGTCCGAAATGCTCCCTGGCCACTTCATGGCCATGGATCCAGGCATGGTAACGGAAAAAATCAAGGGTGTCCCCACTCAAGAACCTGCTTTTGGACTCCCTGCCATCTGGATAACAGAAGACAAAAAAGAAAGGGCCCAGATTGCAGGTTATACAGTTGTTGACTGTACAACTGTCATGGCCACCCATATTTCCGAAATCATCAAACAACATGCCCATGAGCTGATAGGCAGGCAGGAGGTTCAGAACCTCATCGACAACCTTGGCAAAACCTATCCGAAATTAATTGAAGAGCTGATTCCATCTGTCCTTTCCCTTGGAACCATAATGAGAATCCTCCAGAATCTTCTCTCTGAAGGTGTTTCCATTCGTGACCTGCGGACCATTCTTGAATCCATGGCAGACTGGGCTCCCGTCACTAAAGACACAGACATTCTCACCGAATATGTACGCCATGCCCTTGCAAGAAGCATCAGTCAGGATATCGCAATAAATAATGTAATTCCTCTTATTTCTCTCAGTAAACGAGTCGAAGACGAAATTGCACAATCGGTGCAGCACAAGGAAACCGGCAGTTACCTTGCCATTGATCCTGCAAAAGCGCAGCTGATCCTGGATTCCATTGGCCAGGCCATTCCACTTTTTGAAGGTGGTCAACGACCAACCCTTCTTGCTGCCCCACAGATACGTCCCCATGTACGAAAACTTACCGAACGATATTTTCCGCAGCTGGTTGTCATCTCACACAATGAGATACTTCCAAATATTAAAATCAGATCAATTGGCAGCGTGACCCTGGATGCAAGTTAAAGTATTCGAATCTAAAGACATGGCAACTGGCCTGCGAATGGTTAAGGCAGAACTTGGTCCTGATGCCCTTATCCTGTCCACTAAGACTATTCGTTCAGGAAAACTTGGGCTTCTAGGGAAAAGTCATTTTGAAATCACTGCCGCCATTGACAGTTCATGGCCCCACAAAGGTGGGAAATCCTTACCAGTTGAAGACGAGTCTCACAGGGATACTCTTGACTCTGAGCGCGAGATGCTCCTTTCTTCTCACCGAGAGCATATGACAGAGGACGGTCTTACCTATAACTCTTCTTCACGTCTGAACGGATCTTCTCTATCAAGGGAGTCAGTATCTCCTGTAAAAAAGAAAGAATTTATTCCAGAAGAGCAATCGCCTTTGCAGGAAGAAGTCAATGAACTGAAGGCCATGATCAAGAATCTCGGCCAGGAAATGCTCAGAATAAACCGTCACCAGGGTGGATCAACAACAGGTAATGACTTCAAAAATTCTGGAACTGAGGACGTACCACTCCACTCCCTGCACCAGCGCCTTCTCGATTATGGTATCAGTGAAGAGACTGCTCAAACCATATCAAGTTTTGCCAAGGAGTCACTGACACTGGATGAAATTTCAGATCCTTTCAAACAGCAGCAATTCGTCGCGACAACGATCAACGATCTCCTCCGGGTTCGTCCAGACATATTCCAGGAAAACAGACGACAGCATCGGATTGCTTTGGTGGGCCCTACCGGTGTTGGTAAAACAACTACACTTGCCAAAATTGCCGCAAGTTTCCTTAGCAATCACTCTGGGAGTATCGGATTTATAACCGTAGACACATACAGAATTGCCGCCGTTGAGCAGCTAAAAGTGTATGGCGATATAATGAATATCCCTGTTGAAGTTGTCCTTAACCCGGAACAACTGGAAAATGCACTGCTTAAATTTCGGGACAAAGATCTTGTCCTCATTGATACAGCGGGAAGAAGTCCGCAGGACAGTTTCTGTATCGACGAGCTTGTTTCCTTTTTCCGTCCGGATTTTTCCATTGAGAAGCACCTTGTTCTTTCCGCCACCACTCGTGAAAATGAACTTTTTAATACTTTTCAGCGTTTCTCGGTTCTCGGAATTGACCATGCAATTATCACCAAAATTGATGAATGCACAAGCCTTGGCCTCCTGCTTGACATTCAAATCCGGGAACAGATCCCCTACTCCTACATCACCAATGGCCAAAGAGTCCCGGAAGATATAATAGAAGCAGACAGAGAAGTTTTGACTCAGCTGATTATGTCCCCCGGCAAAGGATTACCCTATGAATAATTCACGTTCTGCTGTGCAGGATCAAGCCGATACTCTAAGAGGAATGGAACGTCTCAGCGATTCGGCCATGACATCTGAACAAACCGGCACAGCTACCAGAGTATATGCAATTACCAGCGGTAAAGGCGGTGTCGGTAAAACCGCCGTTGTCGCAAATACTGCAACGGCAATGGCAAAGCTTGGCAAAAAGGTTCTCATACTCGATGCGGATCTTGGCCTCGCCAATATAGACGTAGTCTTTGGGCTGGCCCCAAAATACAACCTCAATCATTTTTTCTCAGGCGATCATAGTCTCAGCTCGATAATGGTGGACGGACCTCATGGAATAAAAATTCTCCCTGCAGGATCTGGTGTTCAAAATTTCACCAGACTTGATTCCAGTCAAAAGCTTAAGCTGCTCGACGGTCTGGATCAAATGCACAACGAGTTTGATTTCGTTCTCATAGACACAGAAGCTGGTATTTCTGAAAATGTCACCTATTTCAATACTGCCGCTCAGGAGATACTGGTCGTTACCACACCTGACCCTACAGCCATAACCGACGCCTATGCGCTAATGAAGCTTCTTTCAACGCAGTACCACGAAAAGCGCTTCAATCTTGTGGTCAATCAGATTCAGCACGAAAATGAAGCACTTGATGTATACCGGAAACTCACGATGGTATCTAATCGCTATCTAGACATATCTATTGATTTTCTTGGTTCCATTCCCTCCGACCGTCAAATGACAGACGCTATCCGCAAACAACGCGTCATCGTCGATCTTTATCCATCCTCTAAAATATCCACTGCATTTGTCAATCTTGCCCGAACCATCTGTTCAGAACAACCGATATCCACTCCCAAGGGCGGTGTTCAGTTCTTCTGGAAAAGATTGCTGGATATTAGTGGCAGGGGGTAACACATGGTTTACACTCCTCATAAGCTTCCTGAAGACAGGACAACCCTGATAACTGATCACCTTACCCTTGTTGACATCATCGCAGGACGAATGGTTACCCAGGTCCCTTCTTTTATGAATCGTGATGACATTAAGAGTGCGGGAATGATGGGACTTATCGATGCTGCAAATAAATTTCAGCCGGAAAAGAATATACTTTTCAAAACATTCGCCGAATATCGCATTCGTGGGGCAATCCTTGATGAAATGCGAAAACTTGACTGGTTCTCACGCTCTCTTCGAGAAAAACAATCCAGTATCAACAGATGCATGATAGAACTTGAAAGAGAACTCGGCCGCTCCCCCGAGGAGCATGAAATGGCAAATAAACTTGAAATAAGCCTTGAAGAATATCAGAACCTGCTCGGCCAGGTCAGTCATCTCGGTTGTGTCAGTCTCAATGAAACTCTGGATCATTCCGATACAGGAAGATCATTCCAGGATGCCCTGATCGATACCCGTAAAGGCTCCTCCCCCGTCAGTATCCTTGAACAGCATGAATTAACACATATCATTGCCGAAATACTTGAACAACTTTCGGAAAAAGAGCGTCTGGTTGTTTCACTCTACTACTACGAGGAACTCACTCAAAAAGAGATTGCTGAAGTCCTGGAAGTCTCCGAGGGGCGTGTCTCTCAGCTGCACAGCCAGGCCCTCATCAAATTGAAGACTAAGGCCCAGAATGCCATTCATTAGGTTTTAATACCAATACGGGAACAAAATGTTTGACTATAACCTGTCACTAACGCTTACAACACTTCTTCTCTGCATTTTGATTTTCTGGCGTTCCCTCGTGCTTCGAAGACAACTAGTTGAAAAATCAGGTCTCCTGCGTATTCAGATGTATAAAATTGAAAAAATGAGTCAGGAAATTGAAAATAACGTTCCCTCTGGTAGCGACGAAAAGTTTCAAACCAGTCTCAAACAGGCCACCGTCACAACCGAACTGCAGAAACCCCGAAGTTCCCTTGTTAATAATCGTAAAAAGATACGTTCTCCAGAACGCTATAGTTATGTGCAGAACATGCTTCATGCAGGCATGCCCAAGGAAGAAATTGCCTCAACTCTTGGGATGTCTGGCGGCGAAATCTCTCAAATCCTGAAGCTCACAAAGCTCTGTTGCAGCAGTGAAAACGGTAAAAACACTTCAAAAACCCTATCACCCGCCTAGGAACGTGCATTCTACCCTAAAGAATCAGAAGCAAACAGCCGATTAAATAAGAGAAAATACATACGTCATATCAACCAGCTTTACCCCGGAAAAACATTATGGTCTCAGGAAAATACAGTGCCCTTGCAGGAGCCATCTCGCGCGAACAGCGATTGGCAAACATTGCCACCAATCTCGCGAATGTAAATACCGTTGGCTACAAAAAATCACGGATGAGTTTCGAATCCCTTCTTAGAGGTGAACAGCAGACCAGTGCGGCCAAAGGGATCAACTTCAGTCGTGTCCGTGAAAACTTCACAGAATTCACAGAAGGTCCGATCAAGAATACTACCAACCCATTGGACATAGCCATTCATCAGGATGGTTTTTTTAAAGTCCAGAGTAAAGAAGGTTTCAGATACACAAGAAGAGGTGATTTTCATGTTGATCAGGATGGTACCCTGATGACTGGAAATAACATGCCAGTGCTCGACGACGGAAATGCCCCTATCTCTATTCCAGGCAATGATACTTCAAAAATATCGGTCAATAGCATTGGGGAGATATCTGTACTTTCAATCGACGGAACGCGTGAATTGGTTGGGAAGATAGCTGTTTACACAATGAATGAAAACAACTCTCTAAAAAGAGAATCTGACACTCTGTTCTCACTGGAAACGGGTGGCCAGGAAGTCCTCAACGAAACCCCACTTCTCAATGTTGGTAGTCTTGAGGTATCTAATGTGAACATGACCGAAGAAATGGCTTTAATGATCGAGAGCACAAGAACATTTGAAAGTTATCAGAAGGTTATAAAGGCCTATTCTACACTGGGTCAGAAACAAGACGAACTTGGAACCGTCGGCTAGTCCGACTTCTAACCAAAGCTTAAAGGAATATCATGATACGATCACTCTGGACCGGCACCACCGGCATGAACGCTCAGCAGCTGAATCTTGACGTTATCGCCAACAATCTCGCCAATGTTTCAACCACAGGATTCAAAAAGAGCCGAGCTGATTTTCAGGACCTTATGTATCAAATACTGAGGGTCCCAGGATCCCAGACCTCTGCAGACACCGAATCTCCATCCGGAATACAGGTGGGTCTCGGCGTTCGCCCTGCAGCTGTTCAAAAGCTCTTCACTCAAGGGGACCTTATCCAGACCGGTAACGAACTCGATGTCGCTATTGAAGGGGCTGGATTCTACCAGGTCGAACTTCCCAATGGTGAAACTGCCTATACAAGGGCTGGGGCATTCAAACGCGATGGTGATGGCCGAATGACCACCTCTGACGGCTACCCCATATCTCCTGGAATCACAATTCCCGACGGCTCACGTCAGATCACCATCAGTGAGACGGGTATCGTCAGTGCTCTCATAGGTGACGAAACCACCAGCACCGAGATTGGCAACATTGAAACCGTTGCGTTCACTAATGATGGCGGCCTGCTCGCTGTCGGGAAAAACCTTTTCAGGGACACCGAGGCTTCGGGAACAGCCCAGACAGGAACCCCTGGTGATGATGGCTACGGTCTTCTGCTGCAAACATTTCTCGAAGGTTCAAATGTGAATATTGTTGAAGAAATGGCCTCCATGATTACCACCCAGCGTGCCTATGAAATCAACTCCAAAACCATCCAGACCTCGGATGAAATGATGCAGACTACCAACCAGATGGTATAATCATGAAAAGAGTAACACTTCTGATTTCTGCATTTCTCTGTCTGCTTCCAGGAGTTACTTTGGCTCTTGAAATCACTTTTTCTCCCCTTGCCGAAATCCGTTCTTCTTATATTACCTTGGGAGATGTTGCAGAATTCAACGAAGATTCTGCTCTTGCCATGGCGCTCGGTTCAAAAGAGATAGCCCCGGCACCAAAGGCAGGGGAAAGTGTCACCCTGAATTCAGAAGAGGTCAGATCAACGCTTGTTGCAAATTTTCCTGTCCCAACTGACCTCACCTGGAAAGGCGCTAATACCATCGTGGTCGAACGAAAAGGAATCATCATCGGCCCCGATGAGATTGCAGCTAAAATTGCAGAATATCTTGAAGAAAGAGGTGATGATCTTCCGGTCGCTGAATATTCTTTTATCAGTCGCGAACTCCCCCTTCCCTTTATCATCCCGGAGGGTGAGCTGGAAGTAGATGTTATCCCGGCAGATCCATCCGTTATTGGCAGTCGCAGGTTCTCACTGGTGTATAAGGTTGATGGGAGAACTGTAAAGAACATTTCCATACGTGGTAATTTGGAAGCACTTGCATCGGTAGCTATTCTTACTCAAAACGTTAAAAGAGGAGCTATACTTCACCCCGACATGGTGGAACTGCAGACAAAGGATCTTTCACAACTCAGGGATCCATGCACAGACCTCCGTGAAGTACTCGGGAAGAAACTGACCAGAAGCCTTCGTTCTGGAACTGTTCTTGATATCAGTTCCATCGACATTCCACCTGTTATCCAAAAAGGACAACTTGTTAAAATCCTGATAAATCACAATGGAATGCATCTTAGTGCTACTGGTATTTCTTCAATGAACGGAAAACAGGATCAAATCATCCGTGTCATGAACAGCAGCTCCCATAAAATGATTTTCTGTAAAGTCATAGCTCCAGGCCTTGTGGAGGTCCACATCTAAAATGAAATCTCTGTTACTTATACTCAGCACAGCATTCCTTTTCTGCTCATGCGCAAGACCTGAATATTCCGTAACTGAAATCCCCGAACCTCTCGAGGAAATCCAGACTCAAAAAGCTGCCGAAAGAACCGATGGTTCACTGTGGCCAGGAGAACAGCATTCTCTTTTTGCTGACCATAAAGCACGAACAGTTGGAGACGTCGTAACAATCACCATAGCTGAAAATGCCAGTGCCTCCAAACAGGCATCTACTTCCACCGATCGTAACACCAGTATGAGTGCAGCCATACCTCATTTATTTGGTCTTGAAAACTCAAAATGGGCGGTTGAACACCCCAAATTTGACCTCACCAACCTTGTTGAAGCAAGTTTTGCAAACAAATTTGAAGGTGCTGGAACAACTGTCAGAAAGGAAGATCTGGTTGCCTCCCTCACAGCTCAAGTTGTCGATGTGTACGCCAATGGCAACCTGAAAATAAGGGGCGGTAAGGAAGTACAGGTGAACAATGAAATTCAGGTTATTTATGTGACTGGAATCATACGTCCCGTTGATATTATGGCAAACAATACAGTCAATTCAAAACATGTTCTGAACGCAAAAATATCCTATACTGGCAAAGGTGCAATCAGTGACAAACAAAAACCCGGCTGGCT comes from Desulfocapsa sulfexigens DSM 10523 and encodes:
- a CDS encoding FliA/WhiG family RNA polymerase sigma factor yields the protein MVYTPHKLPEDRTTLITDHLTLVDIIAGRMVTQVPSFMNRDDIKSAGMMGLIDAANKFQPEKNILFKTFAEYRIRGAILDEMRKLDWFSRSLREKQSSINRCMIELERELGRSPEEHEMANKLEISLEEYQNLLGQVSHLGCVSLNETLDHSDTGRSFQDALIDTRKGSSPVSILEQHELTHIIAEILEQLSEKERLVVSLYYYEELTQKEIAEVLEVSEGRVSQLHSQALIKLKTKAQNAIH
- the flgF gene encoding flagellar basal-body rod protein FlgF codes for the protein MVSGKYSALAGAISREQRLANIATNLANVNTVGYKKSRMSFESLLRGEQQTSAAKGINFSRVRENFTEFTEGPIKNTTNPLDIAIHQDGFFKVQSKEGFRYTRRGDFHVDQDGTLMTGNNMPVLDDGNAPISIPGNDTSKISVNSIGEISVLSIDGTRELVGKIAVYTMNENNSLKRESDTLFSLETGGQEVLNETPLLNVGSLEVSNVNMTEEMALMIESTRTFESYQKVIKAYSTLGQKQDELGTVG
- the flgG gene encoding flagellar basal-body rod protein FlgG produces the protein MIRSLWTGTTGMNAQQLNLDVIANNLANVSTTGFKKSRADFQDLMYQILRVPGSQTSADTESPSGIQVGLGVRPAAVQKLFTQGDLIQTGNELDVAIEGAGFYQVELPNGETAYTRAGAFKRDGDGRMTTSDGYPISPGITIPDGSRQITISETGIVSALIGDETTSTEIGNIETVAFTNDGGLLAVGKNLFRDTEASGTAQTGTPGDDGYGLLLQTFLEGSNVNIVEEMASMITTQRAYEINSKTIQTSDEMMQTTNQMV
- the flgA gene encoding flagellar basal body P-ring formation chaperone FlgA: MKRVTLLISAFLCLLPGVTLALEITFSPLAEIRSSYITLGDVAEFNEDSALAMALGSKEIAPAPKAGESVTLNSEEVRSTLVANFPVPTDLTWKGANTIVVERKGIIIGPDEIAAKIAEYLEERGDDLPVAEYSFISRELPLPFIIPEGELEVDVIPADPSVIGSRRFSLVYKVDGRTVKNISIRGNLEALASVAILTQNVKRGAILHPDMVELQTKDLSQLRDPCTDLREVLGKKLTRSLRSGTVLDISSIDIPPVIQKGQLVKILINHNGMHLSATGISSMNGKQDQIIRVMNSSSHKMIFCKVIAPGLVEVHI
- a CDS encoding flagellar basal body L-ring protein FlgH; translation: MKSLLLILSTAFLFCSCARPEYSVTEIPEPLEEIQTQKAAERTDGSLWPGEQHSLFADHKARTVGDVVTITIAENASASKQASTSTDRNTSMSAAIPHLFGLENSKWAVEHPKFDLTNLVEASFANKFEGAGTTVRKEDLVASLTAQVVDVYANGNLKIRGGKEVQVNNEIQVIYVTGIIRPVDIMANNTVNSKHVLNAKISYTGKGAISDKQKPGWLMRVLDNVWPF